In Plasmodium falciparum 3D7 genome assembly, chromosome: 8, the following proteins share a genomic window:
- a CDS encoding PUB domain-containing protein, putative, translated as MTNVKDVNKNDDHNLSFTDKNKMKKAISVEIEKEHDEKIDLPLKGDNMENEKYQQNEQNDGSPKNVESMEALKSSYEKGEFFQKRENEISEENYVTICNKNEINEKKEMNYFKNKIHDDDNNNNNNINVHNTITNKNNSEGTYQLDSNKNIFKNNLYNKNEEENVKHKKENPTFLEIQFKKSLLENENIKRNISAKNFYIIEEDMLINITIILDRIIEQLIIYYKEKDIDIDEQIVHFQNVFKVLYKLLSNISFHPNEEKYKTIKLRNIQVKNTFLINDDIYNLIKLLFDILNFNTDYSYIKLGQDYVNKINVDIINNSECTEFLWKFHKEFNDKDAILFEYVLSSVKIIMNSLNKDITYKYSNSIEKNETKKNYQLNIDKYNKTDNLIQDQKRSLENLSNIANLSLNNKINIINQKKKEQQQALSDIRKIHNERYKVHKTHGESNTNLMDKNKNKNIYNKKNGHLNKNNTHNMYNNNKSYDNEYDHSDNSNDRKNFKNGKKKIKHFFKNFFKKN; from the coding sequence atgacGAATGTAAAGGATGTTAATAAGAATGACGATCATAATTTATCATTTACtgataagaataaaatgaaaaaggcTATTTCAGTAGAGATAGAAAAAGAGCatgatgaaaaaatagaTCTTCCCCTTAAAGGGGACAATATGGAAAATGAAAAGTATCAACAgaatgaacaaaatgatgGCAGTCCAAAAAATGTCGAAAGTATGGAAGCACTAAAGAGTAGTTATGAAAAAGGAgaattttttcaaaaaagagaaaatgaGATATCTGAAGAAAATTATGTAACaatttgtaataaaaatgaaataaatgaaaagaaggaaatgaattatttcaaaaataaaatccatgatgatgataataataataataataatattaatgtacACAATACTATtactaataaaaataattcagaAGGAACATACCAATTAGATAGTAATAAGAACATAttcaaaaataatttatataataaaaatgaagaagaaaatgtaaAGCATAAGAAAGAAAATCCAACCTTTTTAGAAATTCAATTCAAGAAATCATTATTAgagaatgaaaatataaaacgtAATATATCAGCAAAGAATTTCTATATTATAGAAGAAGATATGcttattaatattactatAATATTAGATAGAATTATTGaacaattaattatatattataaagaaaaagatatagATATAGATGAACAAATTGTACATTTTCAAAATGTATTtaaagtattatataaattattaagtaATATTAGTTTTCATccaaatgaagaaaaatataaaactattaaattaagaaatatacaagtaaaaaatacatttttaattaatgatgatatatataatttaattaaattattatttgatatattaaattttaatactgattattcttatattaaaCTAGGACAAGATTATgtgaataaaattaatgtagatataattaataattcaGAATGTACAGAATTTTTATGGAAATTTCATAAAGAATTTAATGATAAAGATGCTATCTTATTTGAATATGTTTTATCCTCagttaaaataataatgaattctctaaataaagatataacatataaatattcaaattcaatcgaaaaaaatgaaaccaaaaaaaattatcaattAAATATagacaaatataataaaactgATAATTTAATTCAAGATCAAAAAAGAAGTTTAGAAAATTTATCAAATATAGCAAATCTTTCACTTaacaataaaattaatattattaatcaaaaaaaaaaagaacaacaaCAAGCCCTAAGTGATATACGTAAAATACATAATGAAAGATACAAGGTTCATAAAACACACGGAGAGAGTAATACAAATTTaatggataaaaataaaaataaaaatatatataataaaaaaaatggacacctcaacaaaaataatacacataatatgtacaataataataaaagttatGATAATGAATATGATCATAGTGATAATTCAAATGATAGAaagaattttaaaaatggaaaaaaaaaaataaagcatttttttaaaaacttttttaaaaaaaattaa
- a CDS encoding translation initiation factor SUI1, putative has product MEELEKEFDKIKIQCDIEESDEKKNEQQSAEDEEEYDEEDDNEEKKKKEKISQKKLRYLKMKDKKEEKKKKKQNSKMNNKNEDESSNKKDNDINNKEHVNNDNSNNNNDDVSLKDDKHDKYEPVIVEYCKVCGMPYEYCEYGNSFNECKEENKDKYNYDALNSNVEVNKKQTKKPTKNVSQKITIQKTTRAKKKVVTVVTGLHPYIKLEKMAKIFSKFYACGSSVIKGANNNPDQIDIQGDVEHNIVEVIMKNCPELTEDSFSILPSK; this is encoded by the exons atggaagaattagaaaaagaatttgataaaataaaaatacagtGTGATATAGAAGAATcagacgaaaaaaaaaatgaacaacaAAGTGCagaagatgaagaagaatatgacgaagaagatgataacgaagaaaaaaagaaaaaagaaaaaatatctcaaaaaaaattaagatatttaaaaatgaaagataaaaaagaagagaaaaagaagaaaaaacaaaattcaaaaatgaataataaaaatgaagatgaaTCATCAAACAAAAAggataatgatataaataataaagaacatgtaaataatgataatagtaataataataatgatgatgtttCTTTGAAAGATGACAAACATGACAAGTATGAACCCGTCATAGTTGAATATTGTAAag TTTGTGGTATGCCATATGAATATTGCGAATATGGTAACTCGTTTAATGAGtgtaaagaagaaaataaggataaatataattatgatgctTTAAATAGTAATGTAGAAGTTAATAAGAAGCAAACAAAGAAGCCGactaaaaat GTATCtcaaaaaataacaatacaAAAAACAACAAGGGCAAAGAAAAAGGTGGTAACGGTTGTAACGGGATTACATCCATATATCAAGCTAGAAAAAATGGCAAAAATATTTTCGAAATTTTATGCATGTGGTTCCTCTGTAATTAAAGGCGCAAATAATAACCCCGACCAAATAGATATTCAG GGTGATGTAGAACATAATATCGTTGAggttattatgaaaaattgtCCCGAATTAACCGAAGATTCGTTTTCCATTCTACCatcaaaatga
- a CDS encoding ABC transporter F family member 1 — protein MFLELYFYLILCCYISFNSSLQVKKNNQYFLNSSYNRKGTSRPSRRKKNSFINKLFLAEHVNTKKSTFRCYQQCKHKKNVESGNDYMCDGVKKKRKKSGNNKKSDICHYDEDEEGIIAKPYYDDYHRENRNDIQYDINEDNNYEESDEDELEEDEYEEELEEDEYDEESDQDEYDEESDQDEYDEESDQDEYDEESDQDGYDEESNEDDLDEHLKERLMKRKSFYSKLFNIDDNEDKFNVLSPKYNMNIYNILEKNYDQNEENQIVLTIKNLNYEINNRKLITNLNLQLNKTECIGLIGNNGCGKTTLLNLIYENSDNKLKSFTLNNNIKKKEDAVSLNKFNLNTLSSSVKKNDFTLLYKILSYMKNNGIELSNLPTLIQNKTIHNILQEDNKDENNHNNNNNNNNNNKNNELFYKNEVFYFKQNIHLLENNNLTIFEKVLKFYDNTLEKYEILNYIEDNFGKYEKYDTIKIYGLKDNKRNDEIEKRNHDITKEDIKNDSSDIFITELNKNDQKLLKKSCMSSNQFNNVDTYGASNVLKNNEEDFLKSEYFKLILKLYMHEKENIYKEINNIKMNFNKYVNILNLKNFLNVKLCHLSNGYIIRVYLLLLLLSKSKLLLIDEINNNLDIFNIFFIMNIFKYSLKYKKLAIILATHDFFLVSKLCNRILDFNKISGYDVDLSNMALLKKINKNNNHDDQDYGIYMDDMTNNRTNERKSNLTYFKGNYTDYLNNMKILFENRKKKKEELKKILDQINSVISKSKKKKKNEFIQPFVKKKEEELKLYQNINSILFDTKLDYQYLYYNLIYSNKKNTDTKARGKEKEKEKEKTMVTNLTFTNTQKKNMDTEREDEINEKVDYESYSSDTNENVEEKEKNEKQKQQQQQQKQQQQQKQQQQKQTEQNVPEQNVPEQKEQVDNNYDDDEDIKKFVYNKFNDVEGNMNKNILIDMSKKIKNNELIETGEKYGTNNMPLYEFENFSFYFLNKNNKKKYIFKNMNLNINSGENVLLLGKNGIGKSTLFKILTNKYNFVLKEKENKLKEKKSIYVYGDNDDIMDTNFSNIINETNIENIKKNYNFEGTINCNFKNVLLTYFEQNMIKKLNAEINDYFKNLVEKVNYEPISFYNSYNKNDDMISNENFCFYILNKTKLLYNEKIDNIEEKINKLLKIFFIDSNTSIKDKSGGEKVRILFLSLFLKKSNLLLLDEINNNLDIYLKNLLLNFLNYIYQGSYILTTHDFYIIKNLNNIHKIIYIFDYQNIFTFYNVQDFIENFYNFILNSFNLCNAELKDHEYIQKKRDKARLHNYSNYLNSQNILQSNHLVQNNIHLSSPYDTKKNDLINSEENIDQLNNSANYQKYLYDNYDYEILQFLKKQFEKDNNERKNYEQINIQEEIFQKKKINKKNFGGKGTSGKIKIKNWKRWKK, from the coding sequence ATGTTTcttgaattatatttttacttgATATTATGTTgttatatatcatttaatagTAGTTTacaagttaaaaaaaataatcaatattttttaaacagTTCATATAATAGAAAAGGCACTTCTAGGCCttcaagaagaaaaaaaaactcTTTTATAAATAAGCTGTTTTTAGCTGAACACgtaaacacaaaaaaaagcACCTTTAGATGTTATCAACAATGTAAACATAAGAAAAATGTAGAATCGGGTAACGATTATATGTGTGATGGTGTTAAgaagaagagaaaaaaaagtggaaataataaaaaaagtgatATTTGTCattatgatgaagatgagGAAGGCATTATAGCGAAACcttattatgatgattatCATCGAGAAAATAGGAATGATATacaatatgatataaatgaagataataattatgaagaaTCAGACGAAGATGAATTAGAAGAAGATGAATATGAAGAAGAATTAGAAGAAGATGAATATGATGAAGAATCAGACCAAGATGAATACGATGAAGAATCAGACCAAGATGAATACGATGAAGAATCAGACCAAGATGAATACGATGAAGAATCAGACCAAGATGGATACGATGAAGAATCAAATGAAGATGACCTGGATGAACACTTAAAAGAACGtttaatgaaaagaaaatcaTTTTACTCCAAACTTTTTAATATTGATGATAATGAAGACAAATTTAATGTTTTGTCaccaaaatataatatgaatatttataatatcttagaaaaaaattatgatcaGAATGAAGAGAATCAAATTGTTTTAACTATTAAGaatttaaattatgaaataaataatagaaaATTAATTACTAATTTAAATTTACAATTAAATAAAACGGAATGTATTGGTTTGATTGGAAATAATGGATGTGGGAAAACGACTTTgttaaatttaatttatgaaaattctgataataaattaaagagttttacattaaataataacataaaaaagaaggaagATGCAGTATCtcttaataaatttaatttgaATACATTATCTTCGtctgttaaaaaaaatgattttactttattatataaaatattatcatatatgaaaaataatggAATAGAATTAAGTAATTTACCAACTttaattcaaaataaaactattcataatatattacaagaagataataaagatgaaaacaaccacaacaacaacaacaacaataataataataataaaaataatgagttgttttataaaaatgaagtcttttattttaaacaAAACATACATCTTCTTGAAAACAATAATTTAACTATTTTTGAAAAGGTTTTGAAGTTTTATGATAACACATTGGAAAAGTacgaaatattaaattatattgaaGATAATTTTGGTaagtatgaaaaatatgatactataaaaatatatggattGAAAGATAACAAAAGAAATGatgaaatagaaaaaagaaatcatGATATTACaaaagaagatataaaaaatgatagtagtgatatttttattacagaACTAAATAAGAATGatcaaaaattattaaaaaaaagttgTATGTCAAGTAACCAATTTAATAATGTCGATACATATGGTGCATcgaatgtattaaaaaataatgaagaagacTTTTTAAAATcagaatattttaaattgattttaaaattatatatgcatgaaaaagaaaacatttataaagaaataaataatataaaaatgaattttaataaatatgtaaatatattaaatttaaaaaattttttgaatGTCAAATTATGTCATCTAAGTAATGGTTATATTATTCGtgtatatttgttattactACTTTTAAGTAAatctaaattattattaattgatgaaataaataataatcttgatatattcaatatattctttataatgaatatatttaaatattctttaaaatataagaaactTGCAATAATATTAGCTACacatgatttttttttagtaagCAAATTATGTAATCGAATATTAGactttaataaaatttcagGATATGATGTAGATCTTAGTAATATggctttattaaaaaaaatcaataaaaataataatcacgATGATCAGGATTatggtatatatatggatGATATGACTAATAATCGAACAAATGAAAGAAAATCTAATTTAACCTATTTTAAAGGTAATTACACAGattatttgaataatatgaaaatattatttgaaaatagaaaaaagaaaaaagaagaacttaaaaaaatattagatCAAATAAATTCTGTAATATCAAaaagtaaaaagaaaaaaaaaaatgaattcatACAAccatttgtaaaaaaaaaagaagaagaattaaagttgtatcaaaatattaattCTATTTTGTTTGATACAAAACTGGATTATCAATATTTGTATTACAATTTAATCtatagtaataaaaaaaatactgaTACAAAAGCAAGAGggaaagaaaaggaaaaggaaaaggaaaagacCATGGTAACAAATTTGACCTTCACAAACACgcagaagaaaaatatggatACTGAAAGAGAGGATGAAATAAATGAGAAGGTGGATTATGAGAGTTATTCGAGTGATACGAATGAAAATGTGgaagagaaagaaaaaaacgaaaaacaaaaacaacaacaacaacaacaaaaacaacaacaacaacaaaaacaacaacaacaaaaacAAACGGAACAGAACGTACCAGAACAGAACGTACCAGAACAGAAAGAACAAgtagataataattatgacgATGATgaggatataaaaaaattcgtTTACAATAAATTTAACGATGTTGAAGGAAATATGAATAAGAATATCCTTATCGATATGagcaagaaaataaaaaataatgaacttATTGAGACCGGTGAAAAATACGGAACAAATAATATGCCATTATATGAATTTGaaaatttttccttttattttttaaataaaaataataaaaaaaaatatatatttaaaaacatgAACTTAAACATTAATAGTGGGGAAAATGTGTTATTACTTGGTAAAAATGGAATTGGTAAATCCAcactttttaaaatattaactaataaatataattttgtattaaaagaaaaggaaaataagttaaaagaaaaaaaaagtatttatgtatatggtgataatgatgatataatgGATACAAATTTTTCgaacataataaatgaaacaaatattgaaaatataaaaaaaaattataattttgaagGTACAATTAAttgtaattttaaaaatgttctCTTAACATACTTTGaacaaaatatgataaaaaaattaaatgctGAAATTaatgattattttaaaaatctAGTTGAAAAGGTAAACTATGAACCTATTAGTTTTTATAatagttataataaaaatgatgatatgatatccaatgaaaatttttgtttttatatattaaataaaacgaaattattgtataatgaaaaaattgataatattgaagagaaaataaataagttattaaaaattttttttattgataGTAATACATCTATTAAAGACAAAAGTGGAGGTGAAAAAGTGcgtatattatttctttctttatttttaaaaaaatcaaatttattattattagatgaaataaataataatcttgatatttatttaaaaaatttattattaaattttcttaattatatttatcaaggtagttatatattaacaacacatgatttttatataataaaaaatctaaataatattcataaaattatttatatatttgattatcaaaatattttcacATTTTATAATGTTCAAGATTTTattgaaaatttttataatttcattcTTAATTCCTTTAATTTGTGTAATGCTGAATTAAAAGATcatgaatatatacaaaagaaaAGAGATAAAGCTAGATTACACAattattcaaattatttaaattcacAAAACATCTTACAATCTAATCATCttgtacaaaataatattcatctATCATCTCCTTatgatacaaaaaaaaatgatctcATTAATTCCGAAGAAAATATAGACCAATTAAATAATAGCGCCAATTATCAAAAATACctttatgataattatgattatgaaattttacaatttttaaaaaaacagtttgaaaaagataataatgaaagaaaaaattatgaacaaataaatatacaagaagaaatttttcaaaaaaaaaaaattaataaaaaaaattttggaGGCAAAGGAACCTcaggaaaaattaaaattaaaaattggAAAAGAtggaagaaataa
- a CDS encoding GDP-mannose 4,6-dehydratase encodes MRVALIFGITGQDGSYLSELLLEKNYHVHGVIRRCSSFNTKRIDHIFDKLILHYGDLLDSSNICSLICEIKPNEIYNLAAQSHVKVSFEMPEYTTEATALGTLRILEGIRISKVKNIKFYNASTSELFGKVQCPIQNENTPFYPVSPYAIAKLYAHYITINYRESYNMFCINGILFNHESPRRGETFVTRKITRGIAKIQKKLETSIILGNIDTYRDWGHAKDYVYAMYLMLQQNEADDFVICSNEQHSVREFCEISFSFVNIHIKWIGKGIQEIGVDQNNNVLIKKHEKYFRNCEVNTLLGDCSKAKNILKWEPTYTFTQLVYEMLKCDMQDYNLSMDDYDTCMKKYDTYKMGKKQ; translated from the coding sequence ATGCGAGTTGCTTTAATCTTCGGAATAACAGGACAAGATGGTTCATATTTAAGCGAGTTATtgttagaaaaaaattatcatgtGCATGGTGTGATAAGACGTTGTAGTTCTTTTAACACAAAACGGATTGATCACATATTCGATAAGTTAATTTTACATTATGGAGATTTACTTGATAGTAgtaatatatgttcattaatATGTGAAATAAAACcgaatgaaatatataacttaGCTGCACAAAGTCATGTAAAAGTAAGTTTTGAAATGCCTGAGTATACAACAGAAGCAACTGCTTTAGGTACATTAAGAATATTAGAAGGAATAAGAATATCAAaagttaaaaatattaaattttataatgcATCAACATCTGAATTATTTGGAAAAGTTCAATGTCCTattcaaaatgaaaatacCCCATTTTATCCAGTATCCCCTTATGCCATAGCAAAATTATATGCACATTATATTACAATAAATTATAGAGaatcatataatatgttttgtATTAAtggtattttatttaatcatGAAAGTCCAAGAAGAGGGGAAACGTTTGTTACAAGAAAAATTACTAGAGGTATTgcaaaaattcaaaaaaaattagaaacaTCCATTATCTTAGGTAATATAGATACATATAGAGATTGGGGCCATGCTAAGGATTATGTATATGCTATGTATCTTATGTTGCAACAAAATGAAGCAGATGATTTTGTTATTTGTTCGAATGAACAACATTCTGTTAGGGAATTTTGTGaaatatctttttcatttgtaaatatacatattaaatgGATAGGAAAAGGAATACAAGAAATAGGAGttgatcaaaataataatgtactTATCAAGAAACATGAGAAATATTTTAGAAATTGTGAAGTCAATACTTTATTAGGTGATTGCTCAAAggcaaaaaatattttaaagtgGGAACCAACATATACATTTACCCAGCTCGTTTATGAAATGTTAAAGTGTGACATGCAGGACTATAATTTATCAATGGATGATTATGATACATGTATGAAGAAAtatgatacatataaaatggGTAAAAAGCAATAA
- a CDS encoding 40S ribosomal protein S16, putative, protein MTTKVKRVQTFGKKKTAVAVATVTNGKGLIKLNGKNLDLVEPYILKTKVYEPLWLIGSGKLKNLDIRIRVKGGGQTSQIYAIRQAIGKGIISYYQKYVDESTKKELKDVLLRYDRSLLVGDTRRCEPKKFGGKGARARYQKSYR, encoded by the coding sequence AAAACTGCCGTTGCTGTAGCAACAGTAACCAATGGTAAAGggttaataaaattaaacgGTAAGAATTTAGATTTAGTTGAACcctatattttaaaaactaAAGTATATGAACCCTTATGGTTAATTGGATCAggcaaattaaaaaatttagatATCCGTATAAGAGTTAAGGGTGGTGGTCAAACTTCTCAAATATATGCTATACGTCAAGCTATTGGTAAAGGAATAATTTCttattatcaaaaatatGTAGATGAATCAactaaaaaagaattaaaagatGTCTTGTTAAGATATGACAGATCATTGTTAGTAGGAGACACAAGAAGATGTGAACCCAAAAAATTTGGTGGAAAGGGTGCTCGTGCAAGATACCAAAAATCATACAGAtga